CACAATCTCCAGCTAAAGTAAAAACCCACTACCCAAACCCCAAGGTTTCGCTTATCCTTTAGCTGTATATAGATACAGTAGTCGATACCGACAACAAAATGTGAAGGCATGTGAGGTGGTGAATGGCCGTCGAAGTGGTATACCGCAGCAGCCGAGATCTGGAGCGCTTGTTCATGGATAAAGCCGAAGCTGACCGTCATGACAAAATGCTCGAGCTGGCCGAGTTGCTGGCTGAAGTGTTGCAAAAAGCCGTTCCGTCCCTGACCGAGCAGCAAGTGGAAGAAGCCGGGATCTACATGGCGAAGAATCGCGATGTGTTTGCCAAGGCATTCAAGAGCCAGCCGGACGCCTTGTCCGAACTGCTCACAGCGCCAGCTGAAGTTGCAGAGCCAGTAAAGGTGGCTGCACCCGTTGAGGAAGCAGAAGCTGAGCCTGTTGCCCCGGCCAAGCCAGCCAAGGCCGCCAAAGCAGCAAAGTAAGCAACGCCCGAATTGAATAGGCCCTGAGTCCGGTGGACTCAGGGCCTTTTTCATTTTGATCTTTTGATCTGGCTATCGGTACAACACTTTCTCCGCCAATTCATCCGCCACCCGCGCCGGCGAACGTTTTTCCGCTTGCGCGTGGGCGAACACCTCGGTGAGTCGCGAACTGATTTTCGACAGGTGTGCGGTGATGGTTCCCAACTCTTCGCCCCGGTGTTTGAGCGAAACATAAATCAGCCCGCCGGCATTGATCACGTAGTCCGGCGCATACAGGATGCCGCGCCGCTCCAACTGATCAGCGACGTCCAGATGAGTCAATTGGTTGTTCGCCGAACCTGCCACTGCCGAGCAGCGCAGTTGCGTGACGCTGTGGCTGTTCAGCACCCCGCCCAAACCACATGGCGCGAGAATATCGCAAGGCGTGCTGAGCAATGCGTCGTTGGCAATCGGGTGCGCGCCGAGTTGCTCCATCGCCAATTGCACCTTGCCGTGATCGATATCGCTGACCAGCAGTTCAGCCCCGGCGGCGTGCAACTGTTCCGCCAGGGCATAGCCGACGTTGCCCAAGCCCTGAATGGCCACGCGCAGGCCTTCGAGGTTATCGCTGCCCAGCCGCGCCATCGCCGTGGCGCGAATACCGGTGAACACCCCCATCGCCGCGTGCGGAGCAGGGTCGCCCGCCGAGGTGGTGCTGGTGACATGTTGGGTCTGCTGAGCGATGCAATCCATGTCCGCCACCGAAGTGCCGCTGTCGATGGCCGTGATGTAGCGCCCATCGAGCTGATTGATACAGCGCCCGAAAGCCTCAAAGAGCGCAGCGCGGTTGGACACATGAATCGGACGGATAATCACCGCCACCCCGCCGCCCTGGGCCAGACCGGCCAGGGCCGCCTTGTAACTCATGCCTTGGGCAAGACGCACTGCGTCCTCGACCGCGGATTCGTCGCTGGGATAGGCAAGGTAACGACAACCACCCAGGGCAGGCCCCAAACGGCTGTTATGAATGGCAATGACCGCCTTCAACCCGGTGGTCGGGTCGACGCTCAGATGCAGCGATTCAAGGCGAGTGCTTTGCATGAGAGCGAACATCGTAAGGCTCCCGAATCACTTCTTGTAGTCGCCAGTATAGGCTTGCGCTCAAAAATTGCAGAAGCGCACCGGAATAAAAGTAGCGGCTAATCAGGCTTTCGGAAATAACCCGGTTACTCGCCTTTATGGCACTGGACGAATGTCGGAGACGGGGCTAAAACGAGGCATTGCCCGGAGATTCAGATGACACCGCGCCAATCGTTTTTCAACTGTCTACAACGTTCACCGCCCGCACTGTTCGAGGCGGCGCTATGGATTGCGGTCGAGCACGACAAAGAGGTGAACCCGGAAGCCGTATTGCAAGATTTCAAGGATCTGCAACAGCGGGTCAGTTACGGTTTGCCGATGCTGCCGGTAAGCGAATTGGCGCAACCGCTGTTAAGGCGCATGAATGATCTGGGTTTCGCCCAGGACGACTTCACGCCCTTGCGCCCGCAAGCGGCATTGGTCGATAAAGTCCTGGAACGCCGACGCGGTCAGCCGCTGGCATTGGGATTGATTGCGCTGCAGTTGGCCAGAGGCCTGGAAATCCCTATGGTTGGCGTCAATTTCCCAGGCCATTTTCTCTTACGGGTGCCGGGCGCCGATCACTTGCTCGACCCGTGCGGCGGCCGGCGGCTGTATCCCAACGATTGCCGTGAGCTCCTGCATCGCCAGTACGGCCCGAACATGAAGCTCAGCGCCGAACACCTGGTCACCGCCGAGCCGGTGCAAATGCTCCAACGGCTGTCGCGTAACCTGCGCCAGTTGCATCTTTCCCACGATGACTACATCGGTGCGCTGAT
The Pseudomonas sp. MYb327 DNA segment above includes these coding regions:
- a CDS encoding Glu/Leu/Phe/Val dehydrogenase dimerization domain-containing protein, translating into MFALMQSTRLESLHLSVDPTTGLKAVIAIHNSRLGPALGGCRYLAYPSDESAVEDAVRLAQGMSYKAALAGLAQGGGVAVIIRPIHVSNRAALFEAFGRCINQLDGRYITAIDSGTSVADMDCIAQQTQHVTSTTSAGDPAPHAAMGVFTGIRATAMARLGSDNLEGLRVAIQGLGNVGYALAEQLHAAGAELLVSDIDHGKVQLAMEQLGAHPIANDALLSTPCDILAPCGLGGVLNSHSVTQLRCSAVAGSANNQLTHLDVADQLERRGILYAPDYVINAGGLIYVSLKHRGEELGTITAHLSKISSRLTEVFAHAQAEKRSPARVADELAEKVLYR
- a CDS encoding transglutaminase family protein, with protein sequence MTPRQSFFNCLQRSPPALFEAALWIAVEHDKEVNPEAVLQDFKDLQQRVSYGLPMLPVSELAQPLLRRMNDLGFAQDDFTPLRPQAALVDKVLERRRGQPLALGLIALQLARGLEIPMVGVNFPGHFLLRVPGADHLLDPCGGRRLYPNDCRELLHRQYGPNMKLSAEHLVTAEPVQMLQRLSRNLRQLHLSHDDYIGALIDAERVLELGNANAADYLARASLYQRLECPNAERFDLEHALLLSDDPIQRIRLTERLGHLPPNSIVH